The proteins below are encoded in one region of Sphingomonas sp.:
- a CDS encoding M48 family metallopeptidase — protein sequence MSARSEMRVPVWHYDGQSGVRQARELVVAAQGFFLSGAGGETGPFAFADLIPHGRTDGYPQYGLRKMPGWRIGFTDAPPAELAGLLPGKRGYGRLIDKVGLWPAVGVFVALSAVILWLLVTTPPMLVRMIPQSIEKQWGAAMIGDFGGRTCTAATGTAALAKLAGRLGARDMDVRVVDVPIVNAVTLPGGHIMLFSGLLDEAESPDEIAGILAHEMGHVRNRDVLESLVRQLGLSMVLAGADGSVGGYTNALLSASYSRATEARADGFALDRLHAVAIPTAATAGFFRRLAKVEMSLGGAGALLGYMSSHPLSAERMRLFEQGARPGTTASLDANEWTALRGICSQRAAAKERGFQF from the coding sequence ATGTCGGCGCGTTCTGAGATGCGGGTTCCGGTCTGGCATTATGACGGGCAGAGCGGCGTGCGGCAGGCGCGCGAGCTGGTCGTCGCGGCGCAGGGGTTTTTCCTGAGCGGTGCGGGCGGCGAGACCGGACCGTTCGCGTTCGCGGACCTGATCCCGCACGGGCGGACCGATGGCTATCCGCAATATGGGCTGCGCAAGATGCCCGGCTGGCGGATCGGCTTCACCGACGCGCCACCGGCGGAGTTGGCCGGGCTGCTGCCGGGCAAGCGGGGCTATGGCCGGCTGATCGACAAGGTCGGGCTGTGGCCTGCGGTCGGCGTGTTTGTCGCGCTGTCGGCGGTCATATTGTGGCTGCTGGTGACGACCCCGCCGATGCTGGTGCGGATGATCCCGCAATCGATCGAGAAGCAATGGGGCGCGGCGATGATCGGCGATTTCGGCGGGCGTACCTGCACCGCCGCGACCGGTACCGCCGCGCTGGCGAAGCTGGCCGGGCGGCTGGGCGCCAGGGACATGGACGTTCGCGTTGTCGATGTTCCGATCGTCAACGCGGTGACGCTGCCGGGCGGACACATCATGCTCTTCAGCGGGCTGCTCGACGAAGCCGAATCGCCCGACGAGATCGCCGGCATATTGGCGCACGAGATGGGGCATGTCCGCAATCGCGACGTGCTCGAATCGCTGGTTCGCCAACTGGGCCTGAGCATGGTGCTGGCGGGCGCCGACGGCAGCGTCGGCGGCTATACCAACGCGCTGCTGTCGGCGAGCTATTCGCGCGCCACCGAGGCGCGGGCGGACGGCTTCGCGCTCGATCGGCTGCACGCGGTGGCGATCCCGACGGCGGCGACGGCGGGGTTCTTCCGCCGGCTCGCCAAGGTCGAAATGAGCCTGGGCGGAGCGGGGGCCCTGCTCGGCTATATGTCCAGCCATCCGCTCTCCGCGGAGCGGATGCGGCTGTTCGAGCAGGGTGCGCGGCCGGGCACGACCGCGTCGCTGGACGCGAACGAATGGACCGCGCTGCGGGGGATTTGCAGCCAGCGCGCGGCGGCGAAGGAACGGGGGTTCCAGTTCTGA
- a CDS encoding YjgN family protein has translation MEEQASGARAFEFHGTWREFAPIAFTNLLLTIVTLGIYSFWARTRERQYLWGQTRFIDDRLEWTGTGGELLIGYIIALVVFGIPLGALNFVVQALAMQGHDGGAALLIIVIYLALFFLFGVAVFRALRYRLSRTFWHGIRGGSDAQGFGYGLTHLWKTWVGGMALGLMVPWAMTGLWNQRWNAMSFGPHAFTSDADWRPVMGRYLLYYLAPILLVGGGVVFAAMFAPTRAQGTREEVMQSIAVAAAIGYFIFFVVLGLIAIVFYAAYFREVVSNLSLADLDFRFEARTWDWFKLMIGNFFLVVLTLGIGFIFVGYRNWAFFIRHMNAFGTLDLDSFTQSTTRRPGQGEGLLDAFDVGAF, from the coding sequence ATGGAAGAACAGGCTTCGGGCGCGCGCGCCTTCGAATTTCACGGCACGTGGCGTGAATTCGCGCCGATCGCGTTCACCAATCTGCTGCTGACGATCGTCACGCTGGGCATCTACAGCTTCTGGGCGCGGACCCGCGAGCGGCAATATCTGTGGGGCCAGACGCGTTTCATCGACGACCGGCTGGAATGGACCGGCACCGGCGGCGAGCTGCTGATCGGCTATATCATCGCCCTGGTGGTGTTCGGCATTCCGCTGGGCGCGCTCAACTTCGTCGTCCAGGCGCTGGCGATGCAGGGGCATGACGGTGGCGCCGCGCTGTTGATTATCGTCATCTATCTCGCCTTGTTCTTCCTGTTCGGCGTCGCGGTGTTCCGGGCGCTGCGCTACCGGCTGAGCCGGACCTTCTGGCACGGCATCCGTGGCGGCAGCGATGCGCAGGGCTTCGGCTACGGGTTGACGCATCTGTGGAAGACCTGGGTCGGCGGGATGGCGCTGGGGCTGATGGTGCCATGGGCGATGACCGGGCTGTGGAATCAGCGCTGGAACGCGATGAGCTTCGGCCCGCACGCCTTCACTTCCGACGCCGACTGGCGGCCGGTCATGGGGCGCTATCTGCTTTACTATCTGGCGCCGATCCTGCTGGTGGGCGGCGGTGTCGTGTTCGCGGCGATGTTCGCGCCGACCCGGGCGCAGGGCACGCGCGAGGAAGTCATGCAGAGCATCGCCGTGGCCGCGGCGATCGGCTATTTCATATTCTTCGTCGTGCTCGGGCTGATCGCGATCGTTTTCTACGCCGCCTATTTCCGCGAAGTGGTGAGCAATCTCTCGCTCGCTGACCTCGATTTCCGCTTCGAAGCGCGAACCTGGGACTGGTTCAAGCTGATGATCGGCAATTTCTTCCTGGTGGTGCTGACGCTCGGCATTGGTTTCATCTTCGTCGGATATCGCAACTGGGCGTTCTTCATCCGCCACATGAACGCGTTCGGCACGCTCGACCTCGACAGCTTCACCCAATCGACCACGCGCAGGCCGGGTCAGGGCGAGGGGCTGCTCGACGCGTTCGATGTCGGCGCGTTCTGA